One window of the Streptomyces asoensis genome contains the following:
- a CDS encoding FAD-binding protein has translation MTETVTNWAGNITFAAKELHRPHSLDALRSLVAGSGRVRVLGSGHSFNEIAEPGGDGVLLSLGALAGEVDVDTAARTVRVAGGVRYAELARRVHERGLALPNMASLPHISVAGSVATGTHGSGVGNGSLASAVREVEIVTADGSTVVIGRGDRRFGGAVTSLGALGVVTALVLDLQPGYGVEQHLFTELPLDGLDFETVAAAAYSVSLFTDWGAPGFRQVWLKRRTDEPLADFPWATPAGEALHPVPGMPAVNCTEQFGVPGPWHERLPHFRAEFTPSSGNELQSEYLLARRHATEALYAIDGIRQTVAPVLQVCEVRTVAADEQWLSPSYGRDTVALHFTWVEDTAAVLPVVRAVEAALEPFEPRPHWGKVFEMPADVVRGRYPRIDDFTALARVLDPAGKFTNAFVRDFLAG, from the coding sequence ATGACCGAAACCGTTACCAACTGGGCCGGCAACATCACCTTCGCCGCCAAGGAACTGCACCGTCCGCACTCCCTCGACGCGCTCCGCTCGCTCGTGGCGGGAAGCGGGCGGGTGCGGGTGCTGGGCAGCGGGCACTCGTTCAACGAGATCGCCGAGCCCGGCGGCGACGGGGTACTGCTGTCGCTGGGCGCGCTGGCCGGTGAGGTCGACGTCGACACGGCGGCCAGGACCGTGCGGGTCGCCGGCGGCGTCCGGTACGCCGAACTGGCGCGCCGCGTGCACGAGCGCGGGCTCGCGCTGCCGAACATGGCCTCCTTGCCGCACATCTCGGTCGCCGGGTCGGTGGCGACCGGTACGCACGGGTCGGGGGTCGGCAACGGCTCGCTCGCCTCGGCCGTACGGGAGGTGGAGATCGTCACCGCCGACGGCTCGACCGTCGTCATCGGGCGCGGCGACCGGCGGTTCGGCGGGGCCGTCACCTCGCTGGGCGCTCTCGGCGTGGTCACCGCGCTCGTCCTCGATCTCCAGCCCGGCTATGGGGTCGAGCAGCATCTGTTCACCGAACTTCCCCTGGACGGGCTGGACTTCGAGACCGTCGCGGCGGCCGCGTACAGCGTCAGCCTGTTCACCGACTGGGGCGCGCCCGGCTTCCGGCAGGTGTGGCTGAAACGGCGTACGGACGAGCCCCTCGCCGACTTCCCGTGGGCGACGCCGGCCGGGGAGGCGCTGCATCCGGTACCGGGGATGCCGGCGGTCAACTGCACCGAGCAGTTCGGGGTGCCGGGGCCGTGGCACGAGCGGCTGCCGCATTTCCGGGCGGAGTTCACCCCGAGCAGCGGGAACGAGCTACAGAGCGAGTATCTGCTGGCGCGCCGGCATGCCACCGAGGCGCTGTATGCGATCGACGGTATCCGGCAGACAGTCGCCCCCGTGCTCCAGGTCTGCGAGGTGCGCACGGTGGCCGCCGACGAGCAGTGGCTGAGCCCCTCCTACGGGCGGGACACCGTGGCGCTGCACTTCACCTGGGTCGAGGACACGGCGGCCGTGCTCCCGGTGGTGCGGGCGGTGGAAGCCGCGCTGGAGCCCTTCGAGCCGCGGCCGCACTGGGGCAAGGTGTTCGAGATGCCGGCCGACGTGGTGCGCGGGCGGTATCCCCGGATCGACGACTTCACGGCCCTGGCGCGGGTGCTGGATCCGGCCGGAAAGTTCACCAACGCCTTCGTGCGGGACTTCCTGGCGGGCTGA
- a CDS encoding ROK family transcriptional regulator — protein MKRGTSRDIRTANRYEVLRQIIAASPTSRQELAAATGLSLATVATLVGELLDLRMITEVGFEDSAGGRPRGLVAVNASGGALIGVDIAETYVHVELFDLALNVLARAEENMRPGESRPEQVVGHVAAAAGSVVAQAGVEAARVLGVGVSVPGQVDRATGISEYAPNWDWHDVPLLDLLSEHIAYPLYLDNPLRAGAVAELWFGAARGHGDAVVVNLGTGVGAGLVLGGGLHRGVSNSAGEWGHTTLVLDGRLCRCGNHGCVETYVGAPGIMQNLRELSPRSPLLHPDDQTATIDALAAGVAANDPVAVKVVRDTARYLGAGIANLVNVLNPEVVVLSSWVAARLGEPLLDEVREAVARHALKRPLAANRIVLSPIPTDPACLGAATFALEGALQSVGQRNAKRAVFAGARSRTAPPA, from the coding sequence ATGAAGCGCGGCACATCACGGGACATCCGCACCGCGAACCGCTACGAGGTGCTGCGTCAGATCATCGCCGCCTCGCCCACCTCCCGGCAGGAGCTCGCGGCCGCGACCGGTCTCTCGCTCGCCACCGTCGCCACCCTCGTCGGCGAGCTGCTCGACCTCCGCATGATCACCGAGGTCGGGTTCGAGGACTCGGCGGGTGGCCGCCCCCGGGGCCTCGTGGCCGTCAACGCGTCGGGGGGCGCGTTGATCGGCGTGGACATCGCGGAAACCTACGTCCATGTCGAGCTCTTCGACCTCGCGCTGAACGTGCTGGCCCGCGCCGAGGAGAACATGCGCCCCGGCGAGAGTCGCCCCGAGCAGGTGGTCGGCCATGTCGCCGCGGCCGCCGGTTCGGTGGTCGCGCAGGCCGGGGTCGAGGCCGCCCGGGTGCTCGGCGTCGGGGTGAGCGTGCCGGGGCAGGTGGACCGTGCCACCGGCATCTCCGAGTACGCGCCCAACTGGGACTGGCACGACGTGCCGTTGCTCGACCTGCTCTCCGAACACATCGCGTATCCCCTGTACTTGGACAACCCGCTGCGCGCGGGCGCGGTCGCCGAGCTGTGGTTCGGGGCGGCCCGCGGGCACGGGGACGCCGTGGTGGTCAACCTGGGCACGGGAGTCGGGGCCGGCCTGGTCCTCGGCGGCGGGCTGCACCGGGGCGTCAGCAACAGCGCCGGCGAGTGGGGGCACACCACGCTGGTGCTCGACGGGCGGCTGTGCCGCTGCGGCAACCACGGCTGCGTGGAGACGTACGTCGGCGCGCCCGGCATCATGCAGAACCTGCGTGAACTCAGCCCGCGGAGCCCGCTGTTGCATCCCGACGACCAGACCGCCACCATCGACGCCCTGGCCGCCGGGGTCGCCGCGAACGACCCGGTCGCCGTCAAGGTCGTCCGCGACACCGCCCGCTACCTCGGCGCGGGCATCGCCAACCTGGTCAACGTGCTCAACCCCGAGGTGGTCGTCCTGAGCAGCTGGGTCGCCGCCCGGCTCGGCGAACCCCTCCTCGACGAGGTGCGGGAGGCCGTCGCCCGGCACGCGCTGAAACGGCCGCTGGCCGCCAACCGGATCGTCCTCTCCCCGATCCCCACCGACCCGGCCTGTCTGGGCGCGGCGACATTCGCGCTCGAAGGGGCGTTGCAGTCGGTGGGGCAGAGAAACGCGAAGCGAGCCGTTTTCGCCGGTGCGAGGAGCCGTACCGCACCGCCCGCATGA
- a CDS encoding bifunctional transcriptional activator/DNA repair enzyme AdaA: MTDQDTRYEAVRSRDARFDGEFFFAVETTGIYCRPSCPAVTPKRHNVRFFATAAAAQGSGFRACRRCRPDAVPGSADWNARADVVGRAMRLIGDGVVDREGVTGLAVRLGYSARQVQRQLTAELGAGPVALARAQRAHTARVLLQTTGLPVTEIAFAAGFASVRQFNDTVRTVYATTPTELRAAVRATRRTATPSAGIPLRLAHRGPYHAGAVFDLLRREAVAGVEEVSGPPGGRTYRRTLRLPYGTGIVAVDERAGDPGRASAVHPGGWLEARLHLTDPRDLTTAVQRLRRLFDLDSDPYAVDERLGADPRLAPLVAARPGLRAPGAADPEEYAVRAVVGRAAAERLVRAYGKVLDAPCGTLTHLFPEPAVLAQSESGAGSGAGPEGPLGALTAALADGTVRLDPGVDRDEAQEALLALPGLDARTIAEIRARALGDPDVAPPGPDVPDTWRPWRTYALHHLRAAEER; this comes from the coding sequence ATGACGGACCAGGACACGCGGTACGAGGCGGTCCGCAGCCGGGACGCCCGGTTCGACGGCGAGTTCTTCTTCGCCGTCGAGACCACCGGCATCTACTGCCGGCCCAGCTGCCCCGCCGTGACGCCGAAACGCCACAACGTGCGTTTCTTCGCGACGGCCGCCGCCGCGCAGGGCTCGGGTTTCCGGGCCTGCCGGCGGTGCCGCCCGGACGCCGTGCCGGGATCGGCCGACTGGAACGCGCGTGCAGACGTGGTCGGCCGGGCCATGCGGCTGATCGGCGACGGCGTCGTCGACCGGGAGGGCGTCACCGGGCTCGCCGTACGGCTCGGCTACAGCGCCCGCCAGGTGCAGCGGCAGCTCACCGCCGAGCTCGGCGCGGGACCGGTCGCCCTCGCCCGGGCGCAGCGCGCGCACACCGCGCGGGTCCTGCTCCAGACGACGGGCCTGCCGGTCACGGAGATCGCCTTCGCGGCCGGGTTCGCCAGCGTGCGCCAGTTCAACGACACCGTCCGGACCGTGTACGCGACGACCCCGACCGAACTGCGGGCCGCGGTACGCGCGACCCGCCGCACCGCCACCCCGTCGGCCGGGATCCCGCTGCGGCTCGCCCACCGGGGCCCGTACCACGCGGGCGCCGTGTTCGACCTGCTGCGCCGGGAGGCCGTGGCCGGGGTGGAGGAGGTGAGCGGGCCGCCCGGCGGGCGTACCTACCGCCGTACGCTGCGACTGCCGTACGGCACCGGGATCGTCGCCGTGGACGAGCGGGCCGGCGACCCGGGCCGGGCCTCGGCCGTCCACCCCGGCGGCTGGCTCGAGGCCCGGCTGCATCTCACCGACCCGCGCGACCTCACCACCGCCGTCCAGCGGCTGCGCAGGCTGTTCGACCTCGACTCCGACCCGTACGCCGTCGACGAGCGGCTCGGCGCGGATCCGCGGCTCGCCCCGCTGGTCGCCGCCCGGCCCGGGCTGCGTGCGCCGGGAGCCGCCGATCCGGAGGAGTACGCGGTGCGGGCGGTCGTGGGGCGGGCGGCGGCCGAACGGCTCGTCCGGGCCTACGGCAAGGTCCTCGACGCGCCCTGCGGGACCCTCACCCACCTCTTCCCCGAACCGGCCGTCCTGGCGCAGTCCGAATCCGGGGCCGGGTCCGGGGCCGGGCCCGAGGGGCCGCTGGGCGCCCTCACCGCCGCCCTCGCCGACGGCACCGTACGGCTGGACCCGGGCGTCGACCGGGACGAGGCCCAGGAGGCGCTGCTCGCGCTGCCCGGTCTGGACGCCCGTACGATCGCGGAGATCCGTGCCCGTGCCCTCGGCGACCCCGACGTCGCGCCGCCCGGCCCGGACGTCCCCGACACCTGGCGCCCCTGGCGCACCTACGCCCTGCACCACCTGCGCGCCGCGGAGGAACGATGA
- a CDS encoding radical SAM protein yields the protein MGSRTALVEDLMERFPHVPREAVFKEDLLRGGVAFDPSALSDNESGEVKPKSYFIFSFDHGTLPELGEAALRRPPEEIILTGGPYDLRRTVVSVRVNPSSPYRVAADGEGLLGLYLDGKRIADVGVPPMPEYYRHKLSNGKSVMEVAPTIQWGYLIYLTVFRVCQYFGAKEECQYCDINHNWRQHKAAGRPYTGVKDVEEVLEALEIIDRYDTQKASTAYTLTGGAITKTVAGRDEADFYGHYAKAIEERFPGRWIGKVVAQALPRDDVQRFKDYGVQIYHPNYEVWDRRLFELYCPGKERYVGRDEWHKRILDSAEIFGARNVIPNFVAGVEMAEPFGFTTVDEAIASTTEGLRFFMSQGITPRFTTWCPEPTTPLGKANPQGAPLEYHIRLLEAYRATMDEFGLSSPPGYGLPGPGRAVFSVSSFMDSLPAEDSATV from the coding sequence ATGGGCAGCCGTACCGCGCTGGTCGAGGATCTGATGGAGCGGTTTCCGCATGTTCCGCGGGAGGCCGTCTTCAAGGAGGACCTGCTGCGTGGAGGTGTGGCCTTCGATCCCTCCGCGCTGAGCGACAACGAGTCGGGCGAGGTCAAACCGAAGTCCTACTTCATCTTCTCCTTCGACCACGGCACCCTGCCCGAGCTGGGCGAGGCCGCGCTGCGTCGCCCGCCGGAGGAGATCATCCTCACGGGAGGCCCGTACGACCTGCGGCGGACGGTCGTCTCGGTCCGGGTGAATCCGTCCTCCCCGTACCGCGTCGCGGCGGACGGCGAAGGTCTGCTCGGGCTCTACCTCGACGGAAAGCGCATCGCCGACGTCGGCGTGCCGCCGATGCCCGAGTACTACCGGCACAAGCTCTCCAACGGGAAGTCCGTCATGGAGGTCGCCCCGACCATCCAGTGGGGTTACCTGATCTATCTGACCGTTTTCCGGGTGTGTCAGTACTTCGGCGCCAAGGAGGAGTGCCAGTACTGCGACATCAACCACAACTGGCGCCAGCACAAGGCGGCCGGCCGGCCGTACACGGGCGTGAAGGACGTCGAGGAGGTCCTCGAAGCCCTGGAGATCATCGACCGGTACGACACCCAGAAGGCGTCCACCGCCTACACCCTCACCGGCGGCGCGATCACCAAGACCGTCGCCGGGCGGGACGAGGCCGACTTCTACGGTCACTACGCCAAGGCCATCGAGGAGCGTTTCCCGGGCCGCTGGATCGGCAAGGTCGTCGCCCAGGCGCTGCCCCGTGACGACGTGCAGCGCTTCAAGGACTACGGGGTGCAGATCTACCACCCCAACTACGAAGTGTGGGACCGCCGTCTGTTCGAGCTGTACTGCCCGGGCAAGGAGCGCTATGTCGGCCGCGACGAGTGGCACAAGCGGATCCTCGACTCGGCGGAGATCTTCGGCGCGCGCAACGTGATCCCCAACTTCGTCGCCGGGGTGGAGATGGCCGAGCCGTTCGGTTTCACCACCGTCGACGAGGCCATCGCCTCCACCACGGAGGGCCTGCGTTTCTTCATGTCGCAGGGCATCACGCCGCGCTTCACCACCTGGTGCCCGGAACCCACCACCCCGCTGGGCAAGGCCAACCCGCAGGGTGCGCCGCTGGAGTACCACATCCGGCTGCTGGAGGCCTACCGCGCCACCATGGACGAGTTCGGTCTCTCCTCGCCTCCCGGCTACGGACTGCCCGGACCCGGCCGCGCGGTGTTCTCCGTGAGTTCCTTCATGGACAGCCTTCCGGCAGAGGACTCGGCGACCGTATAG
- a CDS encoding methylated-DNA--[protein]-cysteine S-methyltransferase, which yields MTDLTYWTSVESPLGALLLTADADATLTSLSVPGQKGGRTVQDGWRHDPGPFRSAAEQLAAYFAAELKEFRLPLRSEGTEFRERVWAALDSVPYGATTTYGEIAARVGASRMAVRAVGGAIGANPLLIVRPCHRVIGADGSLTGYAGGLECKVRLLSLEGSLQERFQALV from the coding sequence ATGACCGACCTGACGTACTGGACCAGCGTGGAGAGCCCGCTCGGTGCTCTGCTGCTCACCGCCGACGCCGACGCCACGCTGACCTCCCTCTCCGTGCCCGGACAGAAGGGCGGGCGGACCGTCCAGGACGGCTGGCGGCACGACCCCGGACCCTTCCGCTCCGCCGCGGAACAGCTCGCCGCCTACTTCGCCGCCGAGCTGAAGGAGTTCCGGCTGCCGCTGCGCAGTGAGGGCACCGAGTTCCGCGAGCGCGTGTGGGCCGCCCTCGACTCCGTGCCCTACGGGGCGACCACGACCTACGGCGAGATCGCCGCCCGGGTCGGCGCCTCGCGGATGGCCGTACGGGCCGTCGGAGGGGCGATCGGCGCGAATCCGCTGCTGATCGTGCGCCCCTGCCACCGGGTGATCGGCGCCGACGGCTCGCTGACGGGATACGCGGGCGGGCTGGAGTGCAAGGTGCGACTGCTCTCTCTGGAGGGCTCGCTCCAGGAGCGGTTCCAGGCTCTCGTCTGA
- the rsgA gene encoding ribosome small subunit-dependent GTPase A, whose amino-acid sequence MPLPLAAYGWDADREAEFAPYAERGLLPGRVVRVDRGLCDVVTAAGVVRADTEFVVPRDPLKVVCTGDWVAVDPEDADPRYVRTLLTRRTAFVRSTSSKRSEGQILAANVDHAVVAMSLAVELDLGRVERFLALAWESGAQPVVVLTKADLVPDPVALSYLVEDVEASAPGVPVLTVCARDGDGVEELAALLDRGTSVLLGASGAGKSTLANALVGEDVMGVQATRDMDGKGRHTTTTRNLLPLPGGGVLIDTPGLRGVGLWDAGTGVGQVFSEIEEFARDCRFHDCAHESEPGCAVRAAVEDGELPTRRLESYHKLVRENQWIVAKSDARVRADVRQDWKRKQAAGRAAGEAKRGRGPWRPAPPR is encoded by the coding sequence TTGCCGCTGCCTCTCGCCGCGTACGGCTGGGACGCCGACCGGGAAGCCGAGTTCGCCCCCTACGCCGAGCGGGGCCTGCTGCCCGGCCGTGTGGTGCGGGTCGACCGTGGACTGTGCGATGTCGTCACCGCGGCGGGCGTCGTGCGCGCCGACACCGAGTTCGTCGTTCCCCGTGACCCGCTGAAGGTCGTCTGCACGGGCGACTGGGTCGCCGTCGATCCCGAGGACGCCGATCCGCGGTACGTACGGACACTTCTGACGCGCCGTACGGCCTTCGTGCGCTCCACCTCCTCCAAGCGGTCCGAGGGACAGATCCTCGCCGCCAACGTCGACCACGCCGTCGTCGCGATGTCCCTGGCCGTCGAACTCGACCTCGGTCGCGTCGAGCGGTTCCTGGCGCTGGCCTGGGAGTCCGGCGCCCAGCCCGTCGTCGTACTCACCAAGGCCGACCTGGTGCCCGACCCGGTCGCGCTGTCGTACCTCGTCGAGGACGTCGAGGCGAGCGCGCCCGGCGTGCCCGTGCTCACCGTCTGCGCGCGCGACGGTGACGGCGTCGAGGAGCTCGCCGCGCTCCTCGACCGGGGCACCTCCGTGCTGCTCGGGGCGTCCGGCGCGGGCAAGTCGACGCTCGCGAACGCGCTCGTCGGCGAGGACGTGATGGGCGTCCAGGCCACCCGAGACATGGACGGCAAGGGGCGGCACACCACCACCACCCGCAACCTGCTGCCGTTGCCCGGCGGAGGCGTTCTCATCGACACGCCCGGACTGCGCGGCGTCGGCCTCTGGGACGCGGGCACCGGGGTCGGACAGGTCTTCTCGGAGATCGAGGAGTTCGCCCGGGACTGCCGGTTCCACGACTGCGCGCACGAGTCCGAGCCGGGGTGCGCGGTGCGGGCGGCCGTAGAGGACGGGGAGCTGCCGACGCGCCGGCTGGAGAGCTACCACAAGCTCGTCCGGGAGAACCAGTGGATCGTCGCCAAGTCCGACGCCCGCGTGCGCGCCGACGTCCGCCAGGACTGGAAGCGCAAGCAGGCCGCCGGCCGGGCCGCGGGGGAGGCGAAGCGAGGGCGCGGGCCGTGGCGACCCGCTCCTCCGCGGTAA
- a CDS encoding cellulose-binding domain-containing protein, whose protein sequence is MPDLPTPKDAAEAALFSECWDAVLSYADLCTSGSTAANQLAREAFALGIREARAAEDGTARGAGRRSSRLPRIPLLLTAVRTTAAAWEARGQGHKLDPDLRLWLNSDKAARYVGPPLSRPIALRGLRDMQEPDAALLWLAEVEALPLHAVVRRQGLDPTAAVEELNQVRGLFRDRCHRNHLDTPMDAECRSYVRLLDAVTRSPAADTPPDLSRHLATCVECAEAAACLRLHGGGLPAALAQGVIGWGGLAYLERRRRAAEVRLGAGRPDAADAEGAAAQVAASRARVLRGGMLATAVLVSVVALAVSMMPGDTGGGSGGENVAQGNPADSSPVAGPGSVLPSADPATSAAPSSSRPAASASGTPSAPGGDDAGKPDPEPQGTSSATAGAGGSEDAAACEVTYDLVNQWPDGFQATVTVTTAVTLDAWRVAWSFRDGQKVDQMWDASLAQNGSRVTATAADYNRSVSANGTLTFGFLASWQNKNSAPYAFTLNGQTCTSS, encoded by the coding sequence ATGCCCGACCTGCCGACCCCGAAGGACGCCGCCGAGGCCGCGCTGTTCTCCGAGTGCTGGGACGCCGTCCTGTCGTACGCCGACCTGTGTACGTCCGGCTCGACCGCGGCGAACCAGCTGGCCCGTGAGGCGTTCGCACTCGGCATACGCGAGGCCCGCGCCGCCGAGGACGGTACCGCACGAGGTGCCGGCCGTCGCTCGTCCCGGCTGCCCCGGATCCCGCTGCTGCTGACCGCCGTACGCACCACGGCCGCCGCCTGGGAGGCTCGGGGACAGGGCCACAAACTCGACCCCGATCTGCGCCTGTGGCTGAACTCCGACAAGGCCGCACGGTACGTCGGACCGCCCCTGAGCCGTCCCATCGCCCTGCGCGGACTGCGTGACATGCAGGAACCGGACGCCGCTCTGCTGTGGCTGGCGGAGGTGGAGGCACTGCCGCTGCATGCCGTGGTCCGCCGGCAGGGCCTCGACCCGACCGCCGCGGTGGAGGAGCTGAACCAGGTCCGCGGACTGTTCCGGGACCGCTGCCACCGCAACCATCTCGACACGCCGATGGACGCGGAGTGCCGCAGCTACGTCCGGCTCCTGGACGCCGTCACCCGCTCGCCCGCCGCCGACACGCCCCCCGACCTCTCCCGCCATCTCGCCACCTGTGTGGAGTGCGCGGAAGCCGCCGCCTGTCTGCGGCTGCACGGGGGCGGCCTGCCCGCCGCCCTGGCCCAGGGCGTCATCGGCTGGGGCGGCCTCGCCTACCTGGAGCGCCGCCGCCGGGCCGCCGAGGTGCGCCTCGGCGCCGGACGCCCGGACGCGGCGGACGCCGAGGGCGCGGCGGCACAGGTCGCCGCGAGCAGGGCGCGCGTACTGCGGGGCGGAATGCTCGCCACCGCCGTCCTGGTCTCCGTGGTGGCGCTCGCCGTGTCGATGATGCCCGGCGACACCGGCGGCGGCAGCGGCGGCGAGAACGTCGCCCAGGGCAACCCCGCGGACAGCAGCCCGGTGGCCGGCCCCGGCTCCGTCCTGCCGTCCGCGGACCCTGCCACCTCCGCCGCGCCGTCCTCGTCCCGCCCGGCGGCGTCCGCGAGCGGTACGCCCTCGGCGCCGGGCGGCGACGACGCCGGGAAGCCCGACCCCGAGCCCCAGGGCACCTCCTCGGCCACCGCCGGTGCCGGGGGGAGCGAGGACGCGGCGGCCTGCGAGGTCACGTACGACCTCGTCAACCAGTGGCCCGACGGCTTCCAGGCCACCGTCACCGTCACCACCGCCGTGACGCTCGACGCCTGGCGTGTGGCCTGGTCCTTCCGTGACGGCCAGAAGGTCGACCAGATGTGGGACGCGAGCCTCGCCCAGAACGGCTCACGCGTCACCGCGACCGCCGCCGACTACAACAGGTCCGTCTCGGCGAACGGCACGCTCACCTTCGGTTTCCTCGCCTCCTGGCAGAACAAGAACAGCGCGCCGTACGCTTTCACCCTCAACGGGCAGACGTGCACGAGCTCTTGA
- a CDS encoding ABC transporter substrate-binding protein: protein MSNSNWSRRSLFRAAAGMAAAGTLAACGGNNGRGGGSGSGVNLTQYFHAYGEAGTEQAIKKYAKAYDKAAVTTQWITSADFESKLFATLLTKNAPDLFEFHPQIQLIKSGQVADLTDIVTPVKDDFNPADIKSHTVDGKIYGVRMIDDPQFFFYRKSMLEKAKVEVPTTLDELAEAAAKLTTGKVKGLYMGNDLHNVIDTMIWSAGADHLTEKNEIAYHTPGVIEGLKKMRKLFTSGDLLLGAPTESWDPSSLNQGLCAIQFCGMWAMPGIQAALGDDWGVFPFPKTIDSGKQSVYNGGWSMFVNAKGENVEAAKEYVKWLWIDQKKYQEEWATDFGFHIPPRTSLAQTATKLKSGNAAEGVRLFNEFGHFDNIGWTQAMRTSLEDVFANSVRKDMDPEAALDKADTAVNRELKKLFG, encoded by the coding sequence ATGAGCAACAGCAACTGGTCCCGCAGGTCCCTCTTCCGAGCCGCCGCGGGCATGGCCGCCGCCGGCACGCTCGCCGCCTGCGGCGGCAACAACGGCCGCGGTGGCGGCTCCGGTTCGGGTGTCAACCTCACGCAGTACTTCCACGCGTACGGCGAGGCGGGCACCGAGCAGGCCATCAAGAAGTACGCGAAGGCCTACGACAAGGCCGCCGTGACCACGCAGTGGATCACCAGTGCCGACTTCGAGAGCAAGCTCTTCGCGACCCTGCTCACCAAGAACGCGCCCGACCTCTTCGAGTTCCACCCGCAGATCCAGCTGATCAAGAGCGGTCAGGTGGCGGACCTGACCGACATCGTCACGCCGGTCAAGGACGACTTCAACCCGGCCGACATCAAGTCGCACACGGTGGACGGCAAGATCTACGGCGTCCGTATGATCGACGACCCGCAGTTCTTCTTCTACCGCAAGTCGATGCTGGAGAAGGCCAAGGTCGAGGTGCCGACCACGCTCGACGAACTGGCGGAGGCCGCCGCCAAGCTCACCACCGGCAAGGTCAAGGGCCTGTACATGGGCAACGACCTGCACAACGTCATCGACACGATGATCTGGTCGGCCGGCGCCGACCACCTCACCGAAAAGAACGAGATCGCCTACCACACCCCCGGCGTCATCGAGGGCCTGAAGAAGATGCGCAAGCTGTTCACCAGCGGCGACCTCCTCCTCGGCGCTCCGACCGAGTCCTGGGACCCCTCCTCGCTCAACCAGGGCCTGTGTGCCATCCAGTTCTGCGGCATGTGGGCGATGCCGGGGATCCAGGCCGCACTCGGCGACGACTGGGGGGTCTTCCCCTTCCCGAAGACCATCGACTCGGGCAAGCAGTCGGTCTACAACGGCGGCTGGTCGATGTTCGTCAACGCCAAGGGCGAGAACGTCGAAGCGGCCAAGGAATACGTCAAGTGGCTGTGGATCGACCAGAAGAAGTACCAGGAGGAATGGGCCACCGACTTCGGCTTCCACATTCCGCCGCGCACCTCGCTCGCGCAGACCGCCACCAAGCTCAAGTCGGGCAACGCCGCCGAAGGCGTCCGGCTCTTCAACGAGTTCGGGCACTTCGACAACATCGGCTGGACGCAGGCCATGCGCACCTCGCTCGAGGACGTCTTCGCCAACAGCGTCCGCAAGGACATGGACCCGGAGGCCGCGCTCGACAAGGCCGACACGGCCGTCAACCGCGAACTCAAGAAGCTGTTCGGATAG
- a CDS encoding carbohydrate ABC transporter permease, protein MSTTKTRDLARPAAAKATPARPRRALRGSPTFNFWLFTGPFLIGLAIFVYAPILWSLWLSFFEARFTVTPDKFVGFENYTYMLTNDDFVGSLGTFTAFAAFIVPTTWALSLSLALLVNRLRFMRAFFRSVFFLPTACSYVAASLIWKMSIFSGVRFGMMNTVLGWFGVENIAWLADPSPPWYWFVIVTARLWLQSGFYMILFLAALQNIPGELYEAAAIDGAKPGWQTFRYITLPQLRATSTAVILLLLIAAYQAFDEFYNLLSKTTWGRPPLVELYYKALGESQDYGSGSAGAVILTVLICAVTLLQGKFMGFGRGEESK, encoded by the coding sequence ATGTCGACGACCAAGACGCGCGACCTCGCGCGCCCCGCCGCGGCGAAGGCCACACCGGCCAGGCCGCGGCGGGCTCTGCGGGGCAGCCCCACCTTCAACTTCTGGCTCTTCACGGGGCCGTTCCTCATCGGCCTGGCGATCTTCGTCTACGCGCCGATCCTCTGGAGCCTCTGGCTCAGCTTCTTCGAGGCCCGCTTCACGGTCACGCCCGACAAGTTCGTCGGCTTCGAGAACTACACGTACATGCTGACGAACGACGACTTCGTCGGCTCGCTCGGCACCTTCACGGCGTTCGCCGCGTTCATCGTGCCCACCACCTGGGCGCTCTCACTGAGCCTGGCCCTGCTCGTGAACCGGCTGCGCTTCATGCGCGCGTTCTTCCGCTCGGTCTTCTTCCTGCCGACCGCGTGCAGTTACGTGGCCGCCTCGCTGATCTGGAAGATGTCCATCTTCAGCGGCGTCCGCTTCGGCATGATGAACACGGTCCTCGGCTGGTTCGGGGTCGAGAACATCGCCTGGCTGGCCGACCCCAGTCCGCCCTGGTACTGGTTCGTCATCGTCACCGCACGGCTGTGGCTCCAGTCCGGCTTCTACATGATCCTGTTCCTGGCCGCGCTCCAGAACATCCCGGGCGAGCTGTACGAGGCCGCCGCCATCGACGGCGCCAAGCCGGGCTGGCAGACCTTCCGGTACATCACCCTGCCCCAGCTGCGCGCCACGTCCACCGCGGTGATCCTGCTGCTGCTCATCGCCGCGTACCAGGCCTTCGACGAGTTCTACAACCTGCTGTCGAAGACCACGTGGGGTCGTCCGCCCCTCGTCGAGCTGTACTACAAGGCCCTGGGAGAGAGCCAGGACTACGGTTCCGGCAGCGCGGGCGCGGTCATCCTGACCGTGCTGATCTGCGCCGTGACCCTGCTCCAGGGCAAGTTCATGGGCTTCGGAAGGGGGGAGGAGTCCAAGTGA